A genome region from Brassica oleracea var. oleracea cultivar TO1000 chromosome C2, BOL, whole genome shotgun sequence includes the following:
- the LOC106323736 gene encoding uncharacterized protein LOC106323736 gives MDYLFWRKNNIMEPEDDRDPYPWIIWYIWKARNDKLFRGIDRDPLELVRYAESECQAWHNARETIPAPILGQPEVEEQAVSLGEICMVDGSWTSTAQFSGMGWVWKDSTGKIQLMGSRNLTRRETLLHSELEALRWAMKCMIQHSTCQRFGTDC, from the coding sequence ATGGATTATTTGTTCTGGAGGAAGAATAATATAATGGAGCCAGAAGATGATAGGGACCCTTATCCTTGGATAATTTGGTACATTTGGAAAGCCAGAAATGATAAGTTGTTTAGAGGCATCGATAGAGACCCATTGGAGCTAGTTAGGTATGCAGAAAGTGAGTGTCAAGCTTGGCATAATGCGAGGGAAACTATACCTGCTCCCATACTGGGACAGCCCGAAGTGGAAGAGCAAGCCGTAAGCTTGGGTGAGATATGTATGGTGGATGGCTCGTGGACCTCCACAGCTCAGTTTAGTGGAATGGGATGGGTCTGGAAGGATAGCACGGGAAAAATTCAACTTATGGGTTCCAGGAATCTAACGCGGCGCGAAACACTTTTACATTCAGAGTTGGAAGCGCTAAGATGGGCAATGAAGTGCATGATACAACATTCGACCTGCCAGAGATTTGGGACGGATTGCTAG